The following are encoded in a window of Roseimaritima ulvae genomic DNA:
- a CDS encoding MYG1 family protein, whose translation MTIQLIVTHAGGAHKDDFLACCLLAQLHGVAIERRDPTEEDLANPAICVVDVGGVHDPQLNNFDHHQFPRDAPPLCALSLVLQSMGLYEDALSFCAWLRPAEWLDTLGPNEAAKLMGIPRTALGALNSPLDMTLLNRFARHTELHVNSPIYQVMCMVGEDIVNYLRTLRQRLDYLKQHCQFWTIETDGEPLQALFLEASNTISEDPSFGIHAFIESEGKESEIQATVYPDRRGEGYGLSRYNDSQRLDFSQIESLEEVRFAHNRGFVAKVTTTDPTRLQQLLKLAVVKVVN comes from the coding sequence ATGACCATCCAGCTGATAGTGACCCACGCGGGCGGAGCTCACAAAGACGATTTCCTAGCCTGTTGTCTACTGGCTCAGTTGCATGGAGTTGCGATCGAACGTCGGGACCCCACGGAAGAGGATTTGGCCAACCCAGCGATCTGTGTTGTTGATGTTGGAGGTGTTCACGATCCGCAACTGAATAACTTCGACCATCACCAGTTCCCTCGCGATGCTCCGCCGCTTTGTGCCTTATCACTTGTGCTTCAGAGCATGGGGTTGTACGAAGACGCGCTGTCGTTCTGTGCTTGGCTCCGTCCGGCGGAATGGCTCGACACGTTAGGACCCAACGAGGCAGCCAAGTTGATGGGGATCCCGCGTACCGCATTGGGCGCGCTAAACTCTCCGCTCGACATGACCTTGCTGAACCGATTTGCACGCCACACTGAACTCCATGTGAACAGTCCGATCTACCAAGTCATGTGCATGGTGGGTGAAGACATTGTCAACTACTTGCGGACTTTGCGTCAGCGACTGGACTATCTGAAACAGCACTGTCAGTTCTGGACGATTGAAACCGACGGCGAACCGCTTCAAGCCTTGTTTCTGGAAGCGAGTAACACGATTTCAGAGGATCCTTCGTTTGGGATCCACGCGTTTATCGAAAGCGAAGGGAAAGAATCGGAGATTCAGGCGACGGTCTATCCTGATCGGCGGGGCGAAGGATACGGATTGTCTCGCTACAACGACAGTCAGCGTCTAGACTTTTCGCAAATCGAATCCCTCGAGGAAGTTCGTTTTGCCCACAACCGTGGCTTTGTCGCCAAGGTGACGACGACGGATCCAACGCGGTTACAGCAGTTATTAAAACTTGCCGTGGTCAAAGTGGTAAATTGA
- a CDS encoding leucine-rich repeat domain-containing protein has product MMEAALIALTERGVRFGFLGDPFRGRPKIPNEDVVDINFNQVAISDADVEPLLSLPNLEGISFWNTGISDRAVERIAELPKLTRLNLCGTQVTDASVPTLIGMNLNYIDVADTQMSPQGIQTLRTGLPNAEILE; this is encoded by the coding sequence TTGATGGAGGCCGCGTTAATCGCTTTGACGGAACGTGGAGTTCGCTTCGGGTTCCTTGGTGACCCTTTCCGGGGACGGCCGAAAATCCCCAATGAGGATGTCGTCGATATCAATTTCAACCAGGTGGCCATATCCGACGCGGACGTCGAGCCGTTGCTGTCGCTGCCAAATCTCGAAGGGATCAGCTTCTGGAACACGGGCATCTCCGATCGCGCGGTTGAACGGATCGCAGAGCTCCCGAAACTCACGCGACTGAACCTCTGCGGGACGCAGGTGACCGATGCCTCGGTTCCCACTCTGATCGGCATGAATCTGAACTACATCGACGTCGCGGACACGCAGATGTCGCCGCAGGGAATCCAAACGCTCCGCACGGGCCTGCCCAATGCAGAGATCCTCGAGTAG